Below is a window of Nicotiana tabacum cultivar K326 chromosome 19, ASM71507v2, whole genome shotgun sequence DNA.
ttaattttaattttattcatgaatacggatattaccagtacgtcgttatgaggttgtatgactccttctgcatcttcatcactgaaagacaaggttcctatgggtgtgtaatcttgagttcgagatcgcttttctctcacaatcgatgtctAAGTGTgtttaagcactggtccctgaggggtatcggcgTCGCCGATGATCATGTAAATGACGTgatgtggttcttcttgttcgttttgcttgccgaagtccctgtttttaaaatggttcttcaccctatcgcttaaaaattctcgaaggttccctttgttgaataaccgggctacttcctctcttagttgcctgcaatcttccgttctatggccatgtgtgccatgatattcgcatatttgattgggattcctctgggcaggatcggtctgcatgggtcgaggacaattagtgtctttgatgcgtccgatagccgatacgatggtgGGTGCATCAATGCTGAAATTATATTttgataaccgaggtgcttcctTAGATCCGGCAGACCTATCGAAACTACTTCTGTTTCCTCGGGACCCTTGACCTCaatcacttcttttgttattttgcttGAGGTTATGTCTCGATTCACTAACTTTGTGGCTTCCGTTGTACGGTCAGTATCGATCCCCAATTGGACCCAGTTCTCGATTAGTATCCCTTCGAATAGCGGGTTCAGACCCCAATTGatcgtcttcgaccctaatttttgagtGGTACCGATTGTGCACGTCAGCCCATGTGATGGCTGGGTATTCAATCAGGTTATGCTTTAACCGCCGTGAAGCCGTCGAACTTTGCTctttcaaaccttgagtgaaagcctgaacaacccaatcgtctatgaccggtggcaagtccattcgttccatttgaaaacgagatacgaactccctcagcatcttgttatccttttgtcttaccttgaagagaTCTGATTTTCTTGTTGCGACTTTTATAGTACCGACATGTGttttcacaaaagaatctgctagcatggcgaacgagtcaatggaatttggcggtaggttgtgataccaaatcattgcccccttcaagagggtctctccgaatagTTTTAGCAGCACAActtcgatttcatcgtcttctaaatcattgcccttgatggcacatgtgtaagaagtgacatgctcgttcggatcggtcgttccattatatttgggaatttctggcatacgaaattttttggggattggtttcggGGCTGCGCTCGAGGAAAAGGGTTTTTGTACGAATTATtttgaatccaacccttttatcattggtggagctcccaggatctgatcgaccctagagttataagtttgtacttttttatcgttggcttcgactcgctttgtgagttcttcgagtaatttagcaatttcgggagtagtccctgattcttgctcatttgacttccTTATGGCTGGTTCTGTTatgtgggtgatttctcggggtggattgggctccggcctgctttgtagctgggtttggctctgtaactgagctattgctgcctgttgggcttgcaacattttgaaaatcatacgcaagctaacatcgttttcctcgacgttatgAGTGTCTCGAGCCGCAGACCGGGTGCCACCATGGATGCTATTCTCGGGTTCAGcatgtaggttcgcctcaatggctacatgcgaattgatatcAATTGGCGCTCTGATTCGAGCTCCAACGGTGTTCACAAGTGGTCTTTCTatactgggtgtcaagttgttaTTTTCGTCTTGAAGACCGGCCCCGTTATCGATcggtgaagccatttgattgaTGGTTATTCGTAGTTGATCCGAAATTCAAGATATTTTCGGAAATAAGCGCAAAACACAATGGCGTGTTTtttcagattcgtatcaaataaccattgttatccttggccccacggtgggcgccaaactgtttacccgaaaaatggatagagttgaatatATACGTAGTTACaaggatatgtggcgtaacttaatacaaattgtaaggataaatagaaatataagtatggattgcaaagaatgcgaAAGAGATAAGGTTGTAAAGAAAATGTATCTTAGGGACTCAACAAGTAGAATCACTTTTAGAAACTTGAAAGAACGATTCTTTAATATAGGagaatataatatttttattacaaTCTATGCCTGACAAAAGCTTGTCCTCTCATAAATGATAAACATGCCCTTTATAACAAAGGGACCTtgctctaagcataataaaaaaATACTCAGTGGACACCCATGATAAATTagttttttcataatttctgTCAAGATTCTcgctagtgggattgcaacggcttttgtctgtgagctcgatcttgCCCCAAGCCCTCGATCTTGgtttgagctcgattctgactcgagctctcgatcttggctagagctcgattctgactcgagctctcgaattGATTCGGGGTtaatgttggttggtctctggatCATAAACATGATAGCTTTACTCTGtgtcatagttcgatttggattgtAGCTCGAAAATAATGTCTAACTCGACATGGATCGGCCCCTCGGGTTCGAGGCTTGTTTGTTCCATCTTCGAAGTCTTAGTTCGATCGATCATCGTTCGAATTCGATCGGACGTGTGAATGCCAAAatttatttcgaccgtatacaataatGAAGTACTTTTATCAAAGATAACTATTATAGAAAGGACTGACTATAACATAATTAAGCAAAGAAAAACCTATGTCTAGACAGGGAAATAGACTGaagttaataaaataaattatgaaaCGAAACGGGATTCCTTCAATCGTCGTTAATTCGACTACAAAACAGAAAACCTTTGAACCTATAACCATCCAATTTTGGcaactaagagcccgtttggacataagaaatatttttatttttttaaaaaaaattactttttcgaaatcagcgtttgttcataaaaattttaattttcatttgaaaatgtcttttggaaaatttgaaaattttaaaaaatttcaaaaaactgtttttgaaaattttcaatcaaatcactcaccaaacttcaaaaacaacccaaaattatattcatatccaaacagaaatttcaaataatattttcacttaaaaataatttctcctgaattttacaattcttacgTCCAAACGCCCACCAAGACTGCTTCATATTTTAGAAAAAATTTCTTCCCTAACATGTTAGTTTTAGGCAACCTTTTTTTAAGTACTCCGTTTGTTTACACAATAATAATAGCGACTACTCAAACTAAAACTCAACCGGTCTCTGTTCCCTCATTTTCACGTCTGCGTTGATTCATTCCCAATTTATTACGATACCAGCAACTTGGCCGCCCACTTGTTATTATGTCCTCAtcttttatataattattataaataaatttataaaaaaaatcaaataacaaATTGCCTCGACACTTCGACCAATTTACGACGATATGCCACTCACGGCCACAGAAATGATACGGTCACCGAGTTTGCTTTTCAGAGAAAATGATACGAATTGTAGCTGATTAAAAGTTCCATTTCATTATTTAGCTCAATAACCAAACAAGGACtaaacgaagaacaaatcaattGCTAAGCCACAATCTTTCTGTTGCTATCTTTCAATAATCGAAACAGAAAACGAACAttggaaaaataaattaaaaagggatTTAATTCTTCAGTAGCAATCCACAGAGGGAGTTAAATTTTCAACACAACAAAttcacttcaaattttatataaatatatatatatattttttcgaatTTCTCTCGATATTTTGATGTTCGTTGTGCGTCTCTCCCTCTCTCTGAGACGAGAATAACAGCAGTAGCAGAGTTATGGAGTTTGCAAATTCGGTATCTCCATAATTCATCATTTGAAATTTGACGATAAAGGTAAAAAGGATGCGTTTTTACGTGTTATCTTTCCCTTTAAACCTTAATGATTTTCGCTGCTTTGACGACTGGATTCTCCCTCGCGATCGCGTCTCGGCCGGCGGATTTGTAGTCGTAGCTACAGTCATGACGATCGGAGTACCGGTGTTCACCGCAGAACAAATCGCCGCACCGGCACCGGAATCCGGTCAATCCTACCTTCCTCCGACAGCCTGAGCAACGATTCACCTCTCTCTTAGCCGGCGGAACGCTTTCCTTCATTTTATCCTCCTTTACCGTCAGATGTTGACTCGTTCTTTCCAGATCGGACTTCCTCTCCGGCGACGATCTCAACAAGCTAAATCGAGCCGATCTTTCAGATCTAGCCAATTTCTCAGCGAACTTGTGAGGAATCGTGACCACCGACCCCGTCGGCGAGCTGGCGGAAGTTGAGGTAGCAGCGGTGGTGGCGTTGAAGCATTTTTGACACATATTGTTGGTGGCTGGATTTCCGGTGACTCCGCAATTATTGACGCAAAGCGTTATCGTTTCAGGTACGGCCTTGAACTCCGTCTCTTCTTTCTCCGTTCTCTGAGCcatattttcactttttttttttttgtgtggggaaaattaaATTAACAAACAACTCGATTTCCTTGCTTCaatatagagagaaaaaaaaatgaaacttgTAGAGAGAGAAAAGGAGAGAGTGGTTTGTGGTTTAGTTTGAAGAAGAAATGGGAAGAGGGGGAGGggaaaaggaggttttaaggagGAAGAGAGGTCGGTAATGGCGATTGAATAATGGCCTCATTGGATACGCGTATCAGGCAAATTGTGGTGTGGGGTGATGGATTGACGATAATGCCCCTGAGGATTTATGGGTTAAATTATGGGAAATTTGGTGGGTTGAGGACTTGAGGTTGAGGGTGAGGTGGTTCTAGATTAGGTCTGACGTGTTATTTACTTAATCGTCACCTTTGGGAtatagttttttttaataaaaaagtaacactagtttcttttcttatttgtgttATGGTGACCTCTTTATTTTAAtggatttttttttactttttttcggaataagtgttgattttttattttaataaaaaaaattccgaaataaataattttttcagaattttttacttttttcggaataagtgtttattttttattttaataaaaaaattcgaaataaataattttttcgatttttttttacctttttcggaataagtgttgattttgtattttaataaaaatttgcgaaataaataattttccgaaaattttttacttttttcggaatatgtgttgattttgtattttaataaaaattttcgaaagaaataattttttcggatttttttacttttttcggaataagtgttgattttgtattttttttttaaaatttggaaaaatattttttccgaaaaaataattttgtcatGCTGAATTGCTTAGGTGGATGGCCATGTAAGCAAATCTAACACAGTTGGACTGCCATGTCACCTTCAATGGCAAGACTAACGTTTTAAGGGCATTTGTGATCCAAAATATAGACGGCAGAGATATTTTTGGTACAAAAAATAAACGGAGagtatttttgagctatttcagaTAGTTCAAGGGCATTTTTAGcccttttccgtttttttttattttgttagttttaattttttttaatctttttgctggaatattttttacttttacGATATATACTCGTACTTTTTTATTAATTCTAAAAATTACTGAAGTCTTCAGTTATggtaaaaagaagataaaatactTACGGGAATTAAATCTTGCACATATATAATAAAAGTTactttaaaagaatctttaataTCATAGTACCtctttattttttaactttttatatttGATAAAAGTATATAGGTTAATTTTACCCTATTCAAGCTTACATTAGAAATACAAAAATCTCTATCAATAtcaattaataaatattttttctttgttaATCAGTAGTCACAACTCGTGTATTTGAGCAAAATAAGGGATAACACTTTGatcaataaaatatatttataattaattaataattatgtgttagATATTACATTATCATAACTTATCATAAAAGAATAAGAACTTAAGGTGCAAGCATTgggttcaaagttcaaacaataTGAGACTTTATTTTGCTTCAATATATTACGTGGAATCAATTTCATCTTCGGAAAGTCAGAAAATTGAGTTTCCTTCTTTAATGAAGTTTTTAAACCCGCACCGCATCACACCCGTATATGTTTAACCCGCACTGCCTCGCATGTGTCTAAACCCGTACCGCCCCGCATTCGCACTACCCTATTGTCATCCCTACTCAACATCCCTTATGTATACGGATAAAATCAAGCTCATGATACATCCCGGCCTCCGACGAGATAAGCCATGCTCGAGACATGCTAGCAAGGGACCAAAATCGAGCCAAAAGTCCCATCGAGCCAGAATCCGGAGGTAGGACGCCTGCCCTCGAGAATTTCGAGGTCATGGTTCCGGAATCGGTCCTAGCCTCGAACGACTTCGAAAAATATTGTCGGACAATCAAGCATAGCCAACAGAAGGCCGAAACATCTGTGACCGGCCGGATATCACGGCGGGGATCTCGGCACGTAACGATAAGAAACCGACAATCAGTTAATCAGAAGATTTTTTTACCTtatatagagttgtacctaaaataggactcccctactatataaaaggtgTATGATAATTCATGAAGGACATTGTAACACTCATACCAAAGCAATATATCGTTATTTTCTGTATCCCTAACTCTTTCTCTTCTTCATTGGTATTGGCTGTGGTGAGCCCGACTCGAGAGTGACTATTTCACTAAGGATGGAactaggagtggcaaacgggcaGGTCGGGTCGTATATGGTTCGGATCGGATACGGGTAATGAAAAATTGGATAAATTATTcaacccgacccatatttaatacggataaaaaatgagttaaccggcggataatatgggtaaccatattatccatgacttcttacatatgatcacttttgggagaattcttagtctctctaacttgaggaaccccaaatttgaggctttacaaatgtaaaagttagacccattggttatccgttttctaaatggataatatggttcttatccatatttgacccgtttttaaaaagttcattatccaacccatttttagcggataatatgggtggttaactgttttcttttaaccttTTTACCACCCCTAGCTGGAACTATCCtactcgtgtggtttgaatttattttatctttgtttgttcAGTAGTAAcgtaatttatcgctttgtattaAATTAATCTGtgtgtccttaaaaccacttacaaatttaattgttatcccattTTGAGGGTAAAaagtttggcgcctaccgtgggactaaggataataatgatgatttgatacaaattttcgtAACACACcctactttacacttgttctttgaagtgcctTTGATTTTCGGTCTACGTtaaaatgtcgaactcccaatcTGCCCCTCTAAACACGGATGCTGAGTCTGGacaccatggcgagaacaacaatataACACCCGGTAACGAGGTGCCCCCCGCCTACCCCAACGGAATTCCGGTCGCGAACCCGATCGACGCCAGCTCACATATGGCCATCAACACGAATTTGCCCACCGATCCTGAGAACAACATCCGCGGGAGAGTCCGGTCGGTAGCTCAAAATGCTCGTGACGGTGAGGGAGATGGGATCAGCttacgggtgatcttcgaaatattATAGGCTCAGCAGGCAGCGATAGCCTAACTGCAGAACCGAAGCCGCGCTCCCAGTAGAGTTGAGCCCGAATCATCTCGGGAAAATACTCGCAGAAATAAACCACCGTAGATAGGCCAAATGAAGTTGAACCTGGAACCAATcccgaaataataaaaatcatcgAGGAATTGAAAAATGGGGTGGAAACGGGAGAAAATAAAATTGAAGCTaacgacaagaaggtggagaCTTACAACACCGGGGTCGACCAAATCCCCGGAGCGCCACCAATATTGAAAGGCCTAGACTCCAAGAAGTTTGCTCAAAAACCCTTCCCTCCGAGCGCATCCCCGAAGCCGATCCCTAAAAAGTTGCGCATGcctgaaattcctaagtacaacggaacaactgacccaaatgaacatgtgacctcATACACGTGTACAATCAAGGGGAATGACTTAGAAGAAGGTGAGATCGAATATGTCTTGCTGAAAAAATTTGAAGAGACCCTGTCAAAAGGAGTTATGATAcggtatcacaacctacctcctaactctattgacttgtttgttatgcttgcagattccttcataaaagCACACACCGGAGCTACCAAGGTCGAGAcgaggaagtcggaccttttcaaagtgaaacagagggataatgagatgctcagaggATCCGTGTCCCGGTttcagatggaacggatggacatGCCTCTGGTCgcggacgattgggccgttcaagccttCACTCAAGGACTCATTACTCGAAGCTCATTcgcttcacagcagttgaagcaaaatctggtAGAACATCCGGCCGTAACTTGGGCCGATATGCATAATCGATATCagtcaaaaattagagtcgaagatgatcagttcGGAGCTCCTTCCGGGTCTGTTTATCATATTCGAGCCAGTGACAGACCCAAaagagacattgatcgtgaaTTGAGGCTAAGTAGGGACCGATATCAGCCGTATATCAGTGATCGTAGGAGTAACGGATCCGGACGAAATCCTGCGATAAATGAAAGGAGAAGCGATCGAAGTCAAAATAACCGGTGACTCATAAGCAAAACGGTTTTGACAGGCCCATCGGGCCTAAGGAAGCACCAAGGTTATcataatacaacttcaacgttgatgctACTGCTATCGTAACGGCCATCGAACGCATCAGAGACAtcaagtggcctcgacctctacagtccgatccagcccaaagggatcctaacctaatgtgcaaatatcatggcactcacgacCACAGAACGGAGGACTGCCAAtaattaagagaggaagtagcccggttattcaacaacgtACATCTACGAGAGTTTCTGAGCGAttgagccaagaatcatttcaggaatagaGATTATAATAAACAGATCGGGCAGGAGGAACCTCAGcatgtcattaacatgatcatcggcggggtCGACGTTCCCCAGGGGCCGATGTTGAAgcacaccaaagtatccatcacaagggaaaaacgaactcgagattacataccggAGGGAACCTTGTCTTTTAACGACGAAGATGCTGAAGGGATCAtgcagccccacaatgatgcactggtaataactgtactcataaataaatctcgagttaagcgtgtgttgattgatccaggtagctcggccaacatcatcagatcgagggtcgttgaacaactcggtctacaagatcagatcgcgcctgcagtccgagttctaaacagattcaatatggcatgtgagacTACTGAAGGGAAGATAACATTATCGGTAAACGTCACTGGGACCATTCAGGAAGCTaagttctatgtaatcgaaggagacatgaggtacaacgctctGTTCGGAAGGCCAttgatccacaacatgagagcggTACCCTCGACTCTGCACCaagtgatgaaattcccaactccagaAGGGATAAAAATAatttacggagaacaaccggccccaaaagagatgttcgcggtcgacGAGGTGGTTCCGGTATCCGCACTTACAACGATAAAAGATATGGGTTCGGCGCCAAGCAAAaagccaaatagcaattaccTACACCGTCCCCGACCCAACCGTAGAAGTAGGGGAATGttgaagatgatgattatggggttCCCAGGTCTTTTATTACCCCCGACGATTCCGATTCTACCAAATCGACAGTCGAGGAACTGGATCAAGTCGTACTGATCGAGCACTTGCCCGattgaaaggtatacctaggcacagGGTTGAGTCCCGAGCTTCgggaaaaactcattcaattacttatagctaacataggttgtttcgcttggtcccaccttgctatgacagggatcccgccggaaataaccactcacaagctaagcctggaccagAAGTTCCCCCcagtcaagcagaagaggagaccccagtccgaggccAAGGATCACAATCTTCCACAGTAAAGGATGAATCTGATCGAGACATACCTCGTATCTCttacataaatatataattatcgGGTCCACCGATcccaatgtaaagggataagtgtaaatactCAGGAATCCCTCGACATGGGTGGTAATGGCCTCCTTAGGGTCGGGGACCACTATGTTTTTATcggcccagttgcagtcttttcggACCGTAGGGAGGACCTTTTCGGTAATCGAGCAGATGTATCTCGAGACCTCCTCACACCGGCCCTATACGGAGGAAGGATTTTTAACCTTGAAATCGTCGTTGACCGAGCATCCCCATGTGGTGAACATTTTCAAGGGGGGTTCGGATACTGATTCATCAACAGTCACGCCCGGAGCGGTCTCCTCGACCTCAGTGGTCGGCCGGGAAGTAGAAGGAGCTTCTTTCTGAGAAACAATTTTGGAAGTCTTTGTCATTCCTTTAGAAAGTAATAATGGAGGAATatctgaaaaagatgaagaaagaaaggaagttgaAGGATTAAACTTGTTAGCTTGAGTAGAAGATGGGTAAATTTTTTTGCAAAGGACCTCGAGTAACGGGGGTAAAAGTGCTAAAGGATATTGAAATCGTGAGGATACGAGGGTAGAAGGTTTGATGTAAAGTGAAAATGAACAAagaagggggtatttatagtagttCAGCGACGTTTCACGTCTAGGGACAGCCAACCAGCGGCCTacatgcatttaatgccattatgaCGTGATTGGCGAGACTTTTCGGGTTTTTTGTCGTTTCTGCCGCGACATGTCGAAGTAGGAATTagaagctcatgtcgtttctcgtcatttactctctg
It encodes the following:
- the LOC107783821 gene encoding zinc finger A20 and AN1 domain-containing stress-associated protein 5-like — protein: MAQRTEKEETEFKAVPETITLCVNNCGVTGNPATNNMCQKCFNATTAATSTSASSPTGSVVTIPHKFAEKLARSERSARFSLLRSSPERKSDLERTSQHLTVKEDKMKESVPPAKREVNRCSGCRRKVGLTGFRCRCGDLFCGEHRYSDRHDCSYDYKSAGRDAIARENPVVKAAKIIKV